The proteins below come from a single Maylandia zebra isolate NMK-2024a linkage group LG23, Mzebra_GT3a, whole genome shotgun sequence genomic window:
- the jagn1b gene encoding protein jagunal homolog 1-B isoform X2 → MASRAGPRAAGTDGSDYQHRERVASHYQMSVSLKSEIRKLNIVHLLIWVLMAAQVTVSQLNLVSHKVVASPYQWEYPYLLSIIPTVFSFLALPRNNISYLVISMISAGLFCVAPLIYGSMEMFPVAQQLYRHGKAYRFIFGFSAVSVMYLVIVIAVQVHGWQIYYSKKLLDQWFTTTQEKKKK, encoded by the exons ATGGCTTCTCGGGCTGGTCCAAGAGCAGCGGGCACAGATGGCAGTGACTACCAGCACCGGGAGCGGGTCGCCTCTCACTACCAGATGAG TGTTTCCTTGAAGTCTGAAATCCGTAAGCTCAACATTGTCCATCTGTTGATCTGGGTGTTGATGGCAGCTCAG GTGACGGTAAGCCAGCTGAACCTGGTGTCCCACAAGGTGGTGGCCTCTCCATACCAGTGGGAGTACCCCTACTTACTGAGCATAATACCCACAGTCTTCAGCTTCTTGGCACTGCCCCGTAACAACATCAGCTACCTGGTCATCTCCATGATCAGCGCCGGGCTCTTTTGTGTGGCGCCACTGATCTACGGCAGCATGGAGATGTTCCCCGTGGCTCAGCAGCTCTATCGCCACGGCAAAGCATACCGTTTCATTTTCGGCTTCAGCGCCGTGTCAGTCATGTACCTGGTGATCGTCATCGCCGTGCAGGTTCACGGCTGGCAGATCTACTATAGTAAGAAGCTGCTGGACCAGTGGTTCACCACCAcacaggagaagaagaagaaataa
- the jagn1b gene encoding protein jagunal homolog 1-B isoform X1, with amino-acid sequence MASRAGPRAAGTDGSDYQHRERVASHYQMSVSLKSEIRKLNIVHLLIWVLMAAQLNVFSFLSQVTVSQLNLVSHKVVASPYQWEYPYLLSIIPTVFSFLALPRNNISYLVISMISAGLFCVAPLIYGSMEMFPVAQQLYRHGKAYRFIFGFSAVSVMYLVIVIAVQVHGWQIYYSKKLLDQWFTTTQEKKKK; translated from the exons ATGGCTTCTCGGGCTGGTCCAAGAGCAGCGGGCACAGATGGCAGTGACTACCAGCACCGGGAGCGGGTCGCCTCTCACTACCAGATGAG TGTTTCCTTGAAGTCTGAAATCCGTAAGCTCAACATTGTCCATCTGTTGATCTGGGTGTTGATGGCAGCTCAG TTgaatgtgttttcatttctttctcaGGTGACGGTAAGCCAGCTGAACCTGGTGTCCCACAAGGTGGTGGCCTCTCCATACCAGTGGGAGTACCCCTACTTACTGAGCATAATACCCACAGTCTTCAGCTTCTTGGCACTGCCCCGTAACAACATCAGCTACCTGGTCATCTCCATGATCAGCGCCGGGCTCTTTTGTGTGGCGCCACTGATCTACGGCAGCATGGAGATGTTCCCCGTGGCTCAGCAGCTCTATCGCCACGGCAAAGCATACCGTTTCATTTTCGGCTTCAGCGCCGTGTCAGTCATGTACCTGGTGATCGTCATCGCCGTGCAGGTTCACGGCTGGCAGATCTACTATAGTAAGAAGCTGCTGGACCAGTGGTTCACCACCAcacaggagaagaagaagaaataa
- the col8a1b gene encoding uncharacterized protein col8a1b, with protein sequence MVAVSLHSFYLLITVLQLCLLYLAHGGVYYGHKQPPQQPQPLPQYDAYPQQQFLENEMPILPQYGQEFPQPPLHMGKERPLTDGKGQTFPRGAKGPRPPVPGVKGLPKGLQGIQGTPGPTGPPGPQGPPGLPGQGLPGLPGKPGPPGPSGYPGVGKPGMPGLPGKPGGPGLPGSKGDLGPNGDVGVTGPPGPPGLPGPSGLPGIPKAGDQGLPGQRGPLGEPGQKGLPGLPGPPGPKGDKGLGIPGFPGLKGPGGPPGPPGQVGIAGIGKPGMNGLPGHPGIPGKPGSPGEPGLAGAPGERGQPGVPGVPGFGKPGKDGFSGHPGVSGGKGEPGLPGLPGNPGLPGYGKPGFPGPKGHKGHAGLPGAPGPKGDKGHPGLTGVIGPTGSSGIPGPPGPIGLPGSLGFPGLKGDDGVIGPRGNPGIKGQTGPPGIPGQPGRSGEGGQPGPRGLQGSTGPKGEAGVRGLPGAPGAAGLTGTRGEGGQAGEKGPQGPQGIPGLAGPGGPIGPPGLPGRKGDAGLTGKPGYPGEGAPGPTGLVGPQGNPGPSGPPGFPGQPGQPGPPGPPGQPATFPDLGQILPMTGPYSGQKQGYKNPNGGEIGGNGPELPAFTAKLTNPFPPVGSPVIFDKLLHNGNQDYSPQNGVFTCSIPGIYYFSYNVHCKGSNVWVALMKNNEPVMYTYDEYKKGLLDQASGSAVLPLRKGDTVHIQLPSEQAAGLYAGQYVHSTFSGYLLYIM encoded by the exons ATGGTGGCTGTATCCCTCCATTCTTTCTATCTTCTCATCACAGTGTTACAGCTATGTTTACTATACCTTGCTCATGGTGGGGTGTATTATGGACATAAACAGCCACCCCAACAGCCCCAGCCATTGCCACAATATGATGCATATCCACAGCAACAGTTTCTGGAGAATGAGATGCCAATACTTCCTCAGTATGGACAAGAGTTTCCTCAACCGCCATTGCACATGGGTAAAGAGAGACCACTGACAGATGGCAAAG GACAAACCTTTCCCAGAGGAGCTAAAGGTCCACGCCCTCCTGTTCCAGGGGTAAAAGGTCTCCCAAAGGGACTGCAAGGAATTCAAGGTACCCCAGGGCCAACAGGACCACCAGGACCACAAGGCCCTCCTGGGCTTCCAGGACAGGGATTGCCAGGTTTACCAGGAAAGCCAGGCCCTCCTGGTCCTTCTGGCTACCCAGGAGTTGGAAAACCTGGTATGCCAGGATTGCCAGGAAAACCTGGAGGACCTGGATTACCAGGATCAAAAGGTGATCTTGGTCCTAATGGTGATGTAGGCGTAACTGGACCTCCTGGGCCTCCAGGACTTCCAGGTCCCTCAGGACTCCCTGGGATTCCAAAAGCAGGAGATCAGGGACTTCCAGGACAGCGAGGTCCTCTAGGGGAGCCTGGCCAAAAAGGTCTGCCTGGGCTTCCTGGTCCTCCAGGCCCCAAAGGAGACAAAGGACTTGGTATACCTGGTTTTCCAGGCTTGAAAGGGCCTGGTGGGCCACCAGGTCCACCTGGACAGGTGGGCATTGCTGGCATTGGTAAACCTGGTATGAATGGTCTTCCTGGACATCCAGGAATACCAGGAAAGCCTGGTTCTCCTGGAGAACCAGGACTGGCAGGGGCACCTGGTGAAAGAGGCCAACCAGGCGTACCAGGTGTACCAGGATTTGGAAAACCAGGAAAAGATGGTTTCAGTGGGCACCCGGGGGTATCTGGAGGGAAGGGGGAACCAGGTCTCCCTGGTTTACCAGGGAACCCAGGCTTGCCAGGTTATGGTAAACCAGGGTTTCCAGGACCTAAGGGTCATAAGGGACATGCTGGTCTTCCTGGAGCACCAGGTCCAAAAGGTGATAAAGGTCACCCAGGTCTCACAGGTGTCATTGGTCCCACTGGTTCAAGTGGAATACCTGGCCCACCAGGTCCAATAGGCCTTCCTGGTAGTCTTGGCTTCCCAGGATTAAAAGGAGATGATGGTGTCATAGGACCAAGAGGAAATCCAGGAATAAAGGGTCAGACAGGTCCTCCAGGGATTCCCGGACAGCCTGGTAGATCAGGAGAGGGTGGGCAACCAGGACCAAGAGGCTTACAAGGGTCCACTGGCCCAAAAGGAGAAGCTGGTGTTAGGGGTTTACCTGGTGCCCCTGGTGCTGCAGGATTAACAGGAAcaagaggagaaggaggacaGGCTGGAGAGAAAGGCCCCCAGGGACCACAAGGTATTCCAGGGCTTGCAGGACCAGGGGGCCCAATTGGACCCCCTGGGCTTCCTGGACGAAAAGGCGATGCAGGCTTAACAGGTAAACCTGGCTATCCTGGTGAGGGAGCCCCAGGACCCACAGGTCTTGTTGGTCCACAAGGTAACCCCGGTCCCAGTGGTCCTCCTGGATTTCCAGGGCAACCGGGACAACCTGGACCCCCTGGACCTCCTGGACAACCTGCTACATTTCCTGACCTTGGACAGATCCTTCCTATGACTGGCCCATACAGTGGCCAAAAACAAGGTTACAAGAACCCAAATGGAGGTGAGATTGGTGGAAATGGCCCTGAGCTGCCTGCATTCACAGCTAAACTCACAAATCCATTCCCCCCTGTGGGTTCCCCTGTCATCTTTGACAAACTCTTGCACAATGGCAATCAGGACTACAGTCCTCAGAATGGTGTTTTTACCTGTAGCATACCAGGGATCTACTACTTTTCTTACAACGTACACTGCAAAGGAAGTAATGTGTGGGTGGCACTGATGAAGAATAATGAGCCAGTTATGTACACTTATGATGAGTATAAAAAGGGATTGCTAGATCAGGCTTCAGGGAGTGCTGTACTCCCATTAAGAAAAGGAGACACTGTGCATATACAGCTACCATCGGAGCAGGCAGCAGGACTTTATGCTGGTCAGTATGTCCACTCCACGTTTTCTGGATACCTACTGTACATtatgtaa